One Lachancea thermotolerans CBS 6340 chromosome F complete sequence DNA window includes the following coding sequences:
- a CDS encoding Rho family protein (highly similar to uniprot|P06780 Saccharomyces cerevisiae YPR165W RHO1 GTP-binding protein of the rho subfamily of Ras-like proteins involved in establishment of cell polarity regulates protein kinase C (Pkc1p) and the cell wall synthesizing enzyme 1 3-beta-glucan synthase (Fks1p and Gsc2p)), giving the protein MSFQAGSGIRKKLVIVGDGACGKTCLLIVFSKGQFPEVYVPTVFENYVADVEVDGRRVELALWDTAGQEDYDRLRPLSYPDSNVVLICFSIDLPDSLDNVQEKWIAEVLHFCQGVPIILVGCKVDLRDNAQTVETLRAIGQQPVSASEAQEVANKIGAVSYYECSAKTGYGVRDVFEAATRAALSGKATLKQSKAGAKQKKKKKCVLL; this is encoded by the coding sequence AtgtcttttcaagcaggATCTGGTATCAGAAAGAAGTTAGTAATCGTGGGGGATGGTGCGTGTGGTAAAACATGTTTGTTGattgttttttcaaagggGCAATTCCCTGAAGTTTACGTACCAAcggtttttgaaaactacgTCGCTGATGTGGAGGTAGATGGGCGTCGCGTGGAGCTAGCTCTATGGGATACTGCTGGCCAGGAGGACTACGACCGCCTGAGGCCGCTCTCATATCCGGATTCAAATGTTGTATTGATTTGTTTCTCGATCGATCTACCCGATTCTTTGGATAACGTGCAAGAGAAGTGGATTGCGGAAGTACTGCATTTCTGTCAGGGCGTTCCTATCATCCTTGTTGGCTGCAAAGTTGACCTGCGTGACAACGCACAAACGGTTGAAACTCTACGAGCGATTGGGCAGCAACCGGTGTCTGCTTCCGAAGCGCAAGAAGTCGCGAATAAAATCGGAGCTGTGTCTTACTATGAGTGCTCGGCCAAAACCGGGTATGGCGTTCGCGACGTCTTTGAAGCCGCAACTAGGGCCGCTTTGTCAGGCAAAGCTACTTTAAAACAAAGTAAAGCCGGCgccaagcagaagaagaagaaaaagtgTGTTCTTCTTTAG
- a CDS encoding Rho family protein (similar to uniprot|P06780 Saccharomyces cerevisiae YPR165W RHO1 GTP-binding protein of the rho subfamily of Ras-like proteins involved in establishment of cell polarity regulates protein kinase C (Pkc1p) and the cell wall synthesizing enzyme 1 3-beta-glucan synthase (Fks1p and Gsc2p)) → MSQAGMNNASIRRKLVIVGDGACGKTCLLIVFAKGKFPQVYVPTVFDNYVADVEVDGRRVELALWDTAGQEDYDRLRPLSYPDSNVVLICFSIDLPDSLENVMEKWISEVLHFCQGVPIILVGCKVDLRNDSQVIENLRANGQEPVSQGAAQEVAEQIGAVEYIECSAKTGYGVREVFEAATRASLMGKQNKTKKTKSSGKKKKKCVVL, encoded by the coding sequence ATGTCTCAAGCTGGAATGAATAATGCCAGTATCAGAAGGAAACTTGTGATTGTTGGGGATGGTGCATGTGGTAAAACCTGTTTGTTGATAGTTTTCGCCAAGGGCAAGTTCCCCCAGGTTTATGTGCCCACAGTCTTTGACAACTATGTCGCTGACGTGGAAGTCGATGGGCGTCGCGTGGAGCTGGCGCTTTGGGATACTGCTGGCCAGGAGGACTACGATCGTTTGAGACCGTTGTCGTACCCCGACTCGAACGTGGTGTTGATTTGTTTCTCTATTGATCTCCCAGACTCGCTGGAAAATGTGATGGAGAAGTGGATTTCCGAGGTCCTGCACTTCTGTCAGGGCGTGCCTATCATCCTTGTGGGCTGTAAGGTTGATCTGAGAAACGACTCTCAGGTCATCGAGAACCTGCGCGCCAACGGCCAGGAGCCTGTATCTCAGGGTGCTGCCCAAGAGGTCGCGGAGCAGATCGGTGCTGTTGAGTACATTGAATGCTCTGCTAAGACCGGCTACGGAGTGCGTGAGGTTTTCGAGGCTGCGACTAGAGCTTCTCTCATGGGGAAGCAGaacaagaccaagaagacTAAATCTTCcggcaagaagaagaagaagtgTGTTGTGTTGTAA
- the MRP2 gene encoding mitochondrial 37S ribosomal protein uS14m (highly similar to uniprot|P10663 Saccharomyces cerevisiae YPR166C MRP2 Mitochondrial ribosomal protein of the small subunit), with translation MGNFRFPVKVKLPSTYLNARVIRDNFKRQQVAENEIATKALKYIARNTTLPPRTRLEAQLKLSVMPNYTRMTQVKNRCVETGHSRFVLSDFRLCRTQFREKAKNGDLPGVKKGVW, from the coding sequence ATGGGCAATTTTCGCTTTCCGGTTAAGGTCAAGCTTCCTTCCACATACTTGAATGCGAGAGTCATTAGAGACAACTTCAAGAGACAGCAGGTTGCAGAAAACGAAATTGCAACAAAGGCTCTAAAATACATAGCCAGAAACACAACATTACCACCTAGGACCAGATTGGAGGCCCAATTGAAGTTGAGTGTAATGCCTAACTACACAAGAATGACCCAGGTCAAAAACAGATGCGTTGAAACGGGCCACTCAAGATTTGTGCTCAGCGACTTTAGATTGTGCAGAACCCAGTTTAGagagaaggccaaaaacGGCGACTTGCCAGGCGTCAAGAAGGGCGTATGGTGA
- the MET16 gene encoding phosphoadenylyl-sulfate reductase (thioredoxin) (highly similar to uniprot|P18408 Saccharomyces cerevisiae YPR167C MET16 3'-phosphoadenylsulfate reductase reduces 3'-phosphoadenylyl sulfate to adenosine-3' 5'-bisphosphate and free sulfite using reduced thioredoxin as cosubstrate involved in sulfate assimilation and methionine metabolism): protein MVKSYQLNNEIVVTQEQVDHWNAALAQMQSPRQILEWALATFPHLFQTTAFGLTGLATIDMLSKIQDQSITPLIFIDTLHHFPQTLDLLRNIEDRYYKPRNQTINVYKPEGANNESEFAAKHGDFLWERDETKYDFLVKVEPAHRAYKELGVTAVFTGRRKSQGGSRSSLLFVELDELNGILKINPLANWDFQQVKAYIDNHQVPYNELLDLGYKSIGDYHSTQPVADGEDERAGRWKGKSKTECGIHETSRFAQFLGAKE from the coding sequence ATGGTTAAGAGTTATCAGCTAAATAACGAGATTGTGGTCacacaagaacaagtcGACCACTGGAATGCTGCGCTTGCGCAGATGCAGTCGCCACGCCAAATCTTGGAGTGGGCGCTGGCCACATTTCCACACCTCTTTCAAACCACGGCTTTTGGCCTAACAGGACTTGCAACCATTGACATGCTGTCGAAAATCCAAGACCAGAGCATCACCCCGCTCATATTTATTGATACACTACACCACTTCCCGCAGACGCTTGACTTACTACGCAACATTGAGGACCGCTACTACAAACCCAGAAACCAGACGATAAATGTCTATAAGCCCGAGGGAGCAAATAACGAGTCTGAATTTGCGGCCAAGCACGGGGATTTCTTGTGGGAAAGGGACGAGACCAAGTACGACTTCTTGGTGAAGGTTGAGCCTGCCCATCGCGCATACAAGGAGCTAGGCGTTACCGCAGTTTTCACAGGACGCCGCAAGTCACAGGGGGGGTCTCGCTCAAGTCTCCTTTTCGTCGAGTTAGACGAACTGAATGGGATACTAAAGATAAATCCTCTTGCAAACTGGGATTTCCAGCAGGTCAAAGCCTACATTGACAACCATCAAGTTCCATATAACGAACTACTAGACTTAGGTTACAAATCCATAGGGGACTACCACTCGACTCAACCGGTAGCTGATGGCGAGGAcgaaagagctggaaggTGGAAGGGAAAGAGCAAAACTGAATGCGGCATCCATGAGACTAGTCGTTTTGCACAGTTCCTAGGCGCCAAAGAATGA
- the NUT2 gene encoding mediator complex subunit NUT2 (similar to uniprot|Q06213 Saccharomyces cerevisiae YPR168W NUT2 Component of the RNA polymerase II mediator complex which is required for transcriptional activation and also has a role in basal transcription), whose translation MPPADVNKMQEDLSLSEQQLRSIIESFVELGVSVYDFPGTLEATQGMMTNLKRNVDRLRQLNKQSNDPESQLNNFNVPIEVAQYIEDGRNPDVYTRDFVEAIRRSNQYQRAKMNALGQLRNKLAEKIIAEFPDMQNNVTDILARTRREPSV comes from the coding sequence ATGCCTCCAGCAGACGTCAATAAGATGCAGGAAGATCTTTCGCTCTCCGAGCAGCAACTGCGGTCGATCATTGAGTCCTTTGTTGAGCTGGGAGTTTCTGTGTATGACTTTCCAGGAACATTAGAGGCCACTCAAGGCATGATGACCAACCTTAAGCGAAACGTCGATAGGCTTAGACAACTTAACAAGCAGTCTAATGACCCCGAATCTCAGCTGAATAACTTCAATGTACCAATCGAGGTAGCCCAGTACATTGAGGACGGCCGAAACCCTGACGTGTACACTcgtgattttgttgaggCAATCCGCCGCTCGAACCAATACCAAAGGGCCAAAATGAACGCTCTGGGTCAGCTACGGAACAAGCTTGCAGAGAAGATCATTGCCGAGTTTCCAGACATGCAGAACAACGTAACAGATATCCTAGCGAGGACCAGAAGAGAACCATCTGTGTGA
- the JIP5 gene encoding Jip5p (similar to uniprot|Q06214 Saccharomyces cerevisiae YPR169W JIP5 Nucleolar protein) yields the protein MGKKKVKNSQDLSSLASNKSPVLELKFNEPLFALACHPEQALLFSGLSTGHILCHRYEPDALQKRMKKNEHAAAKAKEGEPAENKKFWTVVEAREDGSSNTEGFELVWKTKRHKGSVRSICLDADGTHVYSIGADCVLKKANSQTGKVVKKTQVSQDTGVKFTKIVKSATHPFLLLGDESGNVIVLNSETLELKNTIRGIHNGDAINDIFHFTGKSIHKFVSLGQTTLAYWDARESNEGDMQIPADDLDAKRKVRLSEDQEDEILCGTFLDPQDGETLICGMGEGILTIWKPKKNDLVDQISRIKVKKDESLDCMISTLQDDSCVWVGCSDGHLYRVNVKTSKVVEIRKHSGLDEVLFLDLDSEYRLVSGGMDKVKIWESSASDDDDREQQAEIDSDSSASEMGPDDSSSNSELESGSDVELEEDPEGSGSDEDSDESTFEEGELVGLSKEELLKELDKDLCGSDQEEGSKPSRKRTAADGGDNGASKKSKAKQKPKQKQLTSKQLRNLQKHEHGIKRFEDL from the coding sequence ATGGGGAAAAAGAAAGTCAAGAATAGTCAAGACCTAAGCAGCCTGGCTTCTAACAAAAGTCCAGTCCTGGAACTAAAATTTAATGAACCTTTGTTTGCGTTGGCCTGCCACCCCGAACAGGCTTTGCTCTTTAGCGGGCTTTCTACAGGCCATATATTATGCCACAGATATGAGCCCGACGCGCTTCAAAAACgtatgaagaagaatgagcATGCGGCGGCAAAGGCTAAAGAAGGTGAGCCTgccgaaaacaaaaaattttggacaGTAGTTGAAGCCCGGGAGGATGGCAGCTCAAACACTGAGGGATTTGAGCTTGTGTGGAAGACAAAGAGACACAAAGGAAGCGTGCGCTCTATTTGCCTTGACGCAGATGGAACGCACGTATACTCTATCGGGGCAGACTGCGTGTTAAAGAAGGCCAATTCACAGACGGGAAAGGTGGTCAAAAAGACGCAAGTCTCGCAAGATACTGGCGTAAAGTTTACTAAGATTGTCAAATCTGCCACACACCCCTTTTTGCTGCTCGGCGATGAAAGCGGCAACGTGATAGTGCTGAACAGCGAAACTCTGGAGCTCAAGAACACAATTCGCGGGATTCACAACGGTGACGCCATTAACGACATCTTTCACTTCACTGGAAAGTCGATTCACAAGTTTGTGTCTTTGGGGCAGACCACGCTGGCGTACTGGGACGCACGTGAGTCCAACGAGGGCGACATGCAAATCCCAGCTGATGACCTGGACGCGAAGCGCAAAGTGCGTTTAAGTGAGGAccaagaagatgagataCTATGCGGAACTTTTCTGGATCCCCAGGACGGCGAAACTTTGATCTGCGGCATGGGCGAGGGTATTTTGACTATATGGaagcccaagaaaaacgaTTTGGTTGACCAAATTAGCAGAATCAAAGTGAAGAAGGATGAGAGTCTTGACTGCATGATTTCTACTTTGCAGGACGATAGCTGCGTTTGGGTTGGATGTTCTGATGGCCACCTCTACAGAGTAAATGTTAAAACAAGCAAAGTTGTCGAGATCCGCAAACACAGCGGGTTGGACGAGGTTCTCTTCTTAGACTTAGACTCAGAGTACCGCTTAGTTTCGGGCGGCATGGACAAGGTTAAAATATGGGAATCTTCTGCCAGTGACGATGACGATCGCGAACAACAGGCGGAAATTGATAGCGATTCCAGCGCCAGCGAGATGGGGCCGGACGATAGTAGCTCTAACTCTGAGCTTGAATCGGGCTCCGACGTTGAATTGGAGGAAGATCCTGAAGGTAGTGGCAGTGACGAAGACTCCGATGAAAGCACatttgaagaaggcgagCTTGTGGGGCTCAGCAAGGAAGAGTTATTGAAAGAGCTAGACAAGGACTTATGTGGAAGCgaccaagaagaaggttCAAAACCCTCTCGTAAGAGAACCGCTGCAGACGGCGGCGATAATGGCGCCTCTAAGAAGTCGAAGGCCaaacaaaaaccaaagcagAAACAGCTGACGTCTAAGCAGCTACGAAACCTGCAAAAACATGAACACGGAATAAAAAGGTTTGAAGATTTGTAG
- the SMF1 gene encoding divalent metal ion transporter SMF1 (similar to uniprot|P38925 Saccharomyces cerevisiae YOL122C SMF1 Divalent metal ion transporter), whose translation MAAVIAELNTEERQERSRPILSKFGHKVKSVLSKYMKFVGPGLMVSVAYMDPGNYSTAVDAGARNRFALLFVVLLSNIIAIFLQSLCIKLGTVTGLDLSRACRKYLPRWMNWTLYFFAEAAIIATDVAEVIGSAVALNILIKVPLAAGVAITVVDVLFVMIAYKPGCSSMRFVRFFEFAVAALVMGVCVCFCVELAFIPKIPVGVVMRGFAPSKEMFQGNGIYIATSILGATVMPHSLFLGSGLVQPRLLEYDLQNGYYSAVTTDEAESSPDSDEKNSEEKLDKRYQNYKPTMAAISYALKYSISELAITLFTFALFVNASILIISGATLYGSPEAVDADLYTIHHLLSKTLAPIAGTIFMLALLMSGQSAGIVCTIAGQIVSEGHINWKLKPWKRRVATRLISIIPCLAISLSIGRTALSKALNASQVVLSLLLPFLTAPLIYFTCKKSVMSVRKYGAEDGDISSDLDSENGSGETVDMSNNWVTSIIAVVVWLFISVLNVYAIVQLGLSHGDIS comes from the coding sequence ATGGCAGCTGTTATAGCAGAGCTGAACACCGAAGAACGCCAAGAAAGGTCGCGGCCCATATTGTCCAAGTTCGGACACAAGGTTAAGAGCGTCCTGAGCAAGTACATGAAATTTGTGGGACCAGGCCTCATGGTAAGTGTTGCGTATATGGACCCAGGTAACTACTCGACTGCAGTTGACGCAGGTGCCAGAAATCGGTTCGCGCTTCTTTTCGTGGTACTTCTGTCGAACATCATAGCGATCTTTCTGCAGTCACTCTGTATCAAATTGGGCACGGTTACGGGGTTGGATTTGTCGCGCGCGTGCCGCAAGTATCTACCCCGCTGGATGAACTGGACGCTGTACTTTTTTGCAGAAGCAGCCATCATAGCCACAGATGTGGCCGAGGTGATTGGTTCTGCTGTGGCACTTAATATCTTGATCAAGGTGCCTTTGGCGGCTGGCGTGGCCATCACTGTGGTCGACGTGCTGTTTGTCATGATCGCGTACAAGCCTGGCTGCTCTTCCATGAGGTTTGTGAGGTTCTTCGAGTTCGCTGTTGCTGCCCTTGTGATGGGTGTATGTGTGTGCTTCTGTGTCGAGCTTGCATTCATCCCAAAAATACCAGTCGGTGTTGTGATGCGTGGCTTTGCACCTTCCAAAGAGATGTTCCAAGGGAATGGTATTTACATTGCAACTTCAATTCTCGGTGCTACTGTGATGCCGCATTCTTTGTTTCTCGGCTCTGGACTGGTACAGCCCAGATTGCTAGAGTACGATTTACAAAATGGGTACTATAGCGCTGTTACGACCGATGAGGCAGAATCCTCTCCAGATTCTGATGAGAAGaattcagaagaaaagctggaCAAGAGATACCAAAACTACAAACCAACGATGGCTGCGATAAGTTACGCATTAAAATATTCCATATCAGAGCTGGCCATTACCCTTTTCACGTTTGCCCTTTTCGTCAACGCATCTATCCTGATTATTTCGGGTGCCACATTATATGGTTCCCCAGAGGCCGTCGACGCCGACTTGTACACTATTCATCACCTTTTGTCGAAAACTCTGGCCCCTATAGCAGGTACCATTTTCATGTTAGCATTGCTCATGAGCGGTCAATCTGCAGGTATCGTCTGTACTATTGCTGGTCAGATTGTTAGTGAAGGTCATATTAACTGGAAGCTGAAACCATGGAAGAGACGCGTAGCCACACGGCTTATTTCTATAATTCCATGTCTCGCAATTTCACTCAGTATCGGTCGCACTGCTCTTTCCAAAGCATTAAATGCTTCAcaagttgttctttcttTGCTGCTTCCCTTCCTAACAGCACCATTAATCTATTTTACCTGCAAAAAGTCTGTGATGAGTGTTAGGAAATACGGAGCCGAAGATGGCGATATCTCATCGGATCTTGATTCAGAGAATGGTAGCGGAGAAACTGTTGACATGTCCAATAACTGGGTGACATCCATCATCGCTGTCGTTGTTTGGCTCTTCATCTCAGTTTTGAACGTCTACGCGATAGTCCAGCTAGGCCTTTCGCATGGCGATATTAGCTAG
- the HRP1 gene encoding Hrp1p (weakly similar to uniprot|Q99383 Saccharomyces cerevisiae YOL123W HRP1 Subunit of cleavage factor I a five-subunit complex required for the cleavage and polyadenylation of pre-mRNA 3' ends RRM-containing heteronuclear RNA binding protein and hnRNPA/B family member that binds to poly (A) signal sequences) codes for MSFSDDEDFNDIYGDDSNATSTTAATTAAEPTKQEVAASAANAQSADTSKPQGAGAAASASTEAAQPAAVAQPAPAPAASSSLDQLAALQALSSNLSQLQQAASGNNNSSTESQTKDPSSTSDTAAVPATSTASAPPAMPGMPAMPSMPGMPSMTGMPGMPGMPNMQQWQQLQQLQQSMPQFQQGGASGPGSAAEQRTNKADLSRDICKMFIGGLNWETTEDNLKDYFSKYGQVTDLKIMRDNATGRSRGFGFLTFAEASSVDEVVKTQHILDGKVIDPKRAIPREEQDKTGKIFVGGIGPDVRPKEFEEFFSQWGTIIDAQLMLDKDTGRSRGFGFITYDTPDAVDRVCENKFIEFKGKRIEIKRAEPRHLQKQQQQQKTQAPFGSAQFNMFQNPMMGNFNPMFNPQAMAEYYNKMQEYYAQMQQQTGVDYSQMYQQQMQQMQQMMTGMMPGMPGMPPAASQSDTPTQEASDVPTIGSEDKAEERNDGDNNIERRVSSPPTNAPRGPRSGNPRDNGREGRDNRDGRDGRDNRNSRDGRDGRDGRDDRDNGGRGSYRSGFRNRDRSGYRGGRSGYSRRNNNGYHPYSR; via the coding sequence ATGAGTTTCtcggacgacgaagacTTTAACGACATCTACGGTGACGACTCCAACGCCACCTCCACGACTGCCGCTACCACGGCGGCTGAACCCACTAAACAAGAAGTAGCAGCCTCAGCGGCGAATGCGCAAAGCGCGGACACCTCCAAGCCCCAGGGTGCTGGGGCGGCGGCCTCAGCTTCGACAGAAGCTGCGCAGCCAGCAGCTGTTGCGCAgcccgcgccagcgcctGCCGCCTCTTCATCCCTTGACCAGCTTGCAGCGCTTCAAGCGTTGTCGTCTAACTTGagccagctccagcagGCGGCTAGCGGTAACAACAATAGCTCTACAGAATCGCAGACTAAAGATCCCTCAAGCACCTCAGACACAGCCGCGGTCCCCGCGACATCGACTGCATCAGCACCCCCAGCTATGCCCGGAATGCCTGCAATGCCTTCGATGCCCGGGATGCCCAGCATGACCGGAATGCCTGGGATGCCTGGTATGCCCAACATGCAACAGTGgcaacaacttcaacagTTGCAGCAAAGCATGCCTCAGTTTCAACAGGGGGGCGCCTCCGGGCCCggctctgctgctgaacaGAGAACCAACAAGGCCGACCTTTCGCGTGACATTTGTAAAATGTTCATTGGCGGCTTGAACTGGGAAACCACTGAGGACAACCTAAAGGACTATTTCTCCAAATACGGCCAAGTAACTGATCTCAAAATTATGAGGGACAATGCAACTGGTAGATCCAGAGGATTTGGTTTTTTAACTTTCGCAGAAGCTTCTAGCGTAGATGAAGTTGTAAAGACCCAGCATATTCTTGATGGTAAAGTCATCGacccaaaaagagcaaTCCCTCGTGAAGAGCAAGACAAAACAGGTAAGATTTTTGTTGGCGGTATCGGTCCTGATGTCAGACCCAAAGAGTTCGAGGAGTTTTTCTCCCAGTGGGGTACTATCATCGACGCCCAGCTTATGTTGGACAAGGACACAGGGAGATCTAGGGGATTCGGCTTCATCACCTATGACACACCTGATGCAGTGGACCGTGTGTGTGAGAACAAGTTCATTGAATTCAAAGGAAAGAGAATTGAGATCAAGAGAGCTGAGCCAAGAcaccttcaaaagcagcagcaacaacaaaaaacacaGGCGCCTTTTGGCTCCGCGCAGTTCAATATGTTCCAGAATCCAATGATGGGCAACTTCAACCCTATGTTCAATCCTCAAGCCATGGCCGAGTACTACAACAAAATGCAAGAGTATTACGCCCAAATGCAACAGCAGACCGGTGTCGACTATTCACAAATGTACCAGCAGCAAATGCAGCAAATGCAGCAAATGATGACCGGTATGATGCCTGGGATGCCTGGGATGCCTCCAGCTGCCTCCCAGTCTGACACGCCAACTCAAGAAGCCTCTGACGTTCCCACCATTGGATCAGAAGACAAGGCTGAAGAGCGCAACGACGGCGACAACAACATCGAAAGAAGGGTGTCTTCCCCCCCAACAAACGCACCCAGGGGCCCAAGGTCAGGAAACCCTCGCGACAACGGTCGCGAAGGCCGTGATAACCGTGACGGACGCGATGGCCGTGATAATCGTAATAGTCGCGATGGCCGTGACGGCCGCGACGGTCGCGACGACCGCGACAACGGCGGTCGTGGGAGTTACCGCTCAGGTTTCCGGAACCGTGACCGCAGCGGCTACCGTGGAGGACGTAGCGGTTATTCCAGGCGCAACAACAATGGCTACCATCCTTACTCTAGATAA
- the TRM11 gene encoding tRNA (guanine-N2-)-methyltransferase (highly similar to uniprot|Q12463 Saccharomyces cerevisiae YOL124C Putative S-adenosylmethionine-dependent methyltransferase of the seven beta-strand family) yields the protein MVKKYLLFMVQTHLNFRLAELESLADLFGVKTVDFSKYDEGSPFFIVELENDAQARAWISRSILTRGIYEYWGQGTTYEELHREIQANPLFKQFKAEYRNSTFKFEFDSFGGSSSGKLDRVACIESFKYLEFQGKIRMKNPDQVFTVIEEYEPLSDNVAGEKALRMFFGREVQKSDRLCGALEKYDLKKRPYKGTTSFEAELSLVSANIAQVKPGTVMYDPFAGTGSFLVAGGHYKALVIGSDIDGRMIRGKGSQTIKANFKRYGESLQFLDVVTMDFTHNALRSDFLIDTILCDPPYGIRESIKVLGARDPERFVGKEDVEIDGKKAYLHRDYIPTKKPYSLDALLDDLLQFASQRLPLNGRLAFWMPVANDENIETVIPLHANLELKYNCVQEFNKWSRRLLVYVNRGDGFQGPTNAGLERSKANFRDRYFSGFN from the coding sequence ATGGTCAAAAAATATTTGCTCTTCATGGTGCAGACGCACCTGAACTTTAGGCTCGCGGAGTTGGAATCGCTGGCGGACTTGTTCGGCGTGAAGACGGTGGATTTCAGCAAATACGACGAGGGCTCGCCGTTTTTCATCGTGGAGCTGGAGAATGACGCGCAGGCTAGGGCATGGATCTCGAGGTCAATTTTGACACGCGGGATCTATGAGTATTGGGGCCAGGGGACCACATACGAGGAGCTGCACCGCGAGATCCAGGCCAACCCGCTGTTTAAGCAGTTCAAGGCCGAGTACAGAAACTCGACGTTTAAGTTTGAATTCGACAGCTTTGGCGGAAGCTCGTCCGGGAAACTGGACCGCGTAGCGTGCATTGAGTCTTTCAAATACCTGGAGTTCCAGGGCAAGATTCGCATGAAAAATCCAGACCAAGTGTTCACGGTGATCGAGGAATACGAGCCTTTGAGCGACAACGTTGCCGGTGAGAAGGCGTTGCGGATGTTCTTTGGGCGGGAGGTGCAGAAGAGTGACCGTTTATGCGGCGCACTGGAAAAGTACGACCTCAAGAAAAGGCCCTACAAGGGAACCACCAGTTTCGAGGCCGAGCTGTCGCTGGTGAGTGCGAACATCGCGCAGGTGAAGCCTGGCACGGTGATGTACGATCCGTTTGCGGGCACGGGATCTTTCTTGGTTGCGGGTGGACACTACAAGGCCTTGGTTATCGGGTCGGACATCGACGGCCGGATGATCAGGGGCAAGGGCTCGCAAACAATAAAGgccaacttcaaaaggtACGGCGAGAGCCTCCAGTTTCTGGATGTGGTCACGATGGACTTTACGCACAACGCACTGCGGAGCGACTTCCTGATAGACACGATCCTCTGCGACCCCCCTTACGGGATTCGTGAGAGTATCAAGGTGCTGGGCGCCAGAGACCCTGAGCGTTTTGTGGGCAAGGAGGACGTCGAGATCGACGGGAAGAAAGCGTACTTGCACCGAGACTATATTCCTACAAAGAAGCCGTACTCTTTGGACGCTCTGCTGGACGACCTACTGCAGTTTGCGTCACAGAGGCTGCCTCTGAACGGGAGGCTCGCGTTCTGGATGCCGGTTGCGAACGACGAAAACATCGAGACCGTCATCCCGCTGCACGCGAACTTGGAGCTCAAATACAACTGTGTCCAAGAATTCAACAAGTGGTCGAGAAGACTGCTGGTGTACGTCAACCGGGGCGACGGGTTCCAGGGGCCCACGAACGCTGGCCTGGAGCGGTCGAAAGCCAATTTCAGAGACCGTTATTTTAGCGGGTTTAATTAA